A segment of the Streptomyces sp. XD-27 genome:
TACCTCCGCGAACAGTGCGCACAGCCTCGCCTCCATCGCCGTGCGCGGGTCCCGCTTCGATGACATGCCCACGAAGTCGAGGGTCTGGAGCGCCCGGTGGTCGAGTTTGCCGTTCGGGGTGAGTGGCATGTGCTCCAGCGACACGAACGCCGCGGGCATCATGTACTCCGGCAGGCGTTCGGCCGCCAGCTCGCGCAGCGCGGAGGTCAGCGTGCCGTTCTGCCCGGAGGCGTCGGCCGACGGCACGACGTACGCCACGAGTTGCTTGTCGCCGGGGCCGTCCCTGCGGACCGCGATCGCCACCTGGCCAACGCCTGGATGCTCCGCGAGCACGGCCTCGATCTCCGCCGGCTCGACCCGGTATCCGCGCACCTTGACCTGCGCGTCGACCCGGCCCGCGAAGAGCAGCTGGCCCTCCGGGGACCAGCGGAACAGGTCGCCGGAGCGGTACATCCGCTCACCGGGGGCGAACGGACTCGCAACGAACCGCTCCGCGGTCAGGCCGGGGCGTCCGAGGTATCCACGCGCCAGTCCGACACCCGTGATGTACAGCTCGCCGACCACCCCCGGCGGTACCGGCTGAAGGAAGGCGTCGAGCACGTAGTGCCGCACGTTGTGGATCGGGCCGCCGAGCGGGACCACATCGTGTCCTGGAGCCAGCGGGGCGCTCATCGTCGAGCAGATGGTCGTCTCGGTCGGCCCGTATGCCTGGATCACCCGACGGCCGGGCGACCAGCGGTCCACCAGCGCGGCCGGTAGTGCCTCGCCGCCCGTCAGCACTGTCTGGAGGGTGTCCGGCAGGTCGTCCTCGCTCGCCAGCACGCTCGGCGACACGGTCAGGTGAGTGATGCCCGCCTTGCGGATCGCGTCGCCCAGTGTCACCCGGGGCGGCATGTTCGCCGCGTCCGGCAGGACCAAGGTCGCACCGGCCAGCAGAGTCATGTAGAGCTCGGAGACGATGGCGTCGAACCCGATCGCGGACAGCTGCAGGACCCGCGAGGACGATGTCACGGCCATCCGCTCGATGTGCGCGTACCCCAGGTTGACGAGCCCGGAGTGGGCGACCAGGACGCCCTTGGGCACCCCTGTCGACCCCGATGTATAGATCACGTACGCCGCGTCGTCCGATGCCACGCGCGGCAGCTCCACACCCGGATCGGCGGCGGGCAGTTCTTCCAGCACCAGCACCGTGCCCGCGAACTCCGCAGGCACGACCGCTCGCGTCGTCTTCGTGCACACCAGCACGTCGGGCGCCGAATGCGCCAGCATGAACTCGACGCGCTCACGGGGATAGTCCGGATCGACCGGCACGAACGCCCCGCCGGCGAACGACACCCCCATCAGGGTCACCGCCAGCTCGGCCGAGCGCTCGACCAGTACTCCCACCCGGGCCTCACGCCGTACGCCCAGGCCCACGAGGAGCCGCGCCAGCGCTTCGACCTCGCCGAGCAGCTGGCTGTACGACAGGCTCCGCGCCGCGTCCTGCACTGCCGGCGCGTCCGGCGTCCGCTCGACCTGCCGGCGGAACACCACCGGCAGTGTCTCCGCCGCAAGCGGCTTGTCGGTCCTGTTCCACTCGTCCACCACCAGGCGGCGCTGTTCAGGTCCGATCAGGCCGACCCGTCCCACCGGCGTTCGCGGATCGGCCACGACCTGCTCGAGAGCCCGCAGGAGCGACGCGAGAAGCTCCTCGACCTGGGTCCGCTCGAACGCGTCCGGGCGGAAGATGACTTCGCCATGGACGGGACCCGATACGGACGCGCGCATGGACAGTGGATAGTGCCCGGTGTCGTTCGGAATGCCCGCAGGACGCATGATGAGGGCGTCGGGTTCTTCGGACACGGGCGGCGGGGGCGGGTAGTTCTCGAACACCACGATCGTGTCGAATGCCGCGCCGGGCCCGGCGTGCTGATTGATCTCGGTCAGCCCGACGTGCTGATGCGGTATCAACGCGACCTGCCGTTGTTGCAGGTCCGCCAGCATGTCGAGGAATGGTTCAGCGCCTGCCAGGTGGGCCCGGACGGGCAGCATGTTCATGAACAGGCCGACCGCAGACTCGACACCGGGGATCTCGGGCGGACGACCGGCCACCGCGGCGCCGAAGACCACGTCGTCGCGACCGGTCAGCCGGGCCAGCAGCAGTGCCCAGACCCCTTGGAAGAGCGTGTTCGCCGTCACACCGTGATGGCGGGTGAACTCCCTCAGGCGCCGACTCAGATCGTCGTCGAGTTCGAACCCGATCCGGTCGGGCTCGACGGGCGTGATGATCGATTCCGGGGGCACGACGTGGGTCGCCTCGTCGAGCCCCGCGAGTTCGGCCCGCCACGCCTCCCGGGCAGCTGTCTTGTCCTGCTGAACGGCCCAGGCGAGGTAGTCGCGGTACGACGTCGGGATCGGCAACGCCCGGCCCGTCCCGCCGGCGTAGTACGCCGCCAGCACCTCACCGGTGATGAGCGGCAGGGACCATCCGTCCGCCGCGATGTGATGCGACGTGAAGACGAGCCGGTGCCGGCGGTCACCAAGACGCAGCAGGTGCAGACGCAGCTGCGGTGCCCGGGCCAGGTCGAACCGCTCGGCATGCAGCTCCGCCGCGAGACGGTCGACTTCCGCCAGCGCCTCGTCCTCGGGCAGATGGGACAGATCGGTCTCCTGCCAGGGCAGCGCCACCTCGCCGGCGACCGCCTGCACCGTCGCACTGGACCCGAGCTGATGAAAACTCGCCCGCAGGGCGGGGTGCCGGTCCAGCAGCACCTGCCACGACCTGCGGAAGCGGGCAACGTCCAGCGGTCCCTCGATGACGAGGGTACGCATACTCGCGTACACGTCCGGGCCGCGCTCGTCGGCGGCGTGGAACAGCAGGCCCTCCTGGAGCGGAGACAGCGGCCAGATGTCGACCAGGCCTGGTACGGCGGCCTCGATCTCCGCCACGTCCCGCTGCGTCAGCACGGTGAGCGGGAAGTCGGACGGCGTGTGCCCCCCGGCGTCGCCGGCGTCGACGTGGGCGGCGAGGCCGGTCAGCATGTCCAGCCAACCCTGTCCGAGCGCCTCCGCCTCGGCTTCGCCGAGCAGACGCCCGGCCCAGGTCAGGGACAGCTCCAGCGCGGGCCCGTCGGGGGCGTCCAGGACGACCGCGTCGATCTCCAGGACGTGCCGCAATGCCGCGTCCTGGTCCGTCGTACCGCCGATGGTCCCCACCATCTGCCAGGGCTCCGCGGCACCGTCGGGCCGGGAGGAGAAGCGGCCGAGGTAGTTGAACCCGATGTCCGGCTTCGGCAGCGCCGCCAGGGCCGGGCCGGTCTCGGCGTTGAGGTACCGCAGCATGCTGTAGCCGAGCCCGCCGTCGGGCACGCCTCGCACGTTCTCCTTGACGCTCTTCAGGAGCACACCTGCCGCGTCGCCGCCCGAGACGGCTTCGGCCGTGTCGATCCCGGCCACGTCAAGGCGGAGCGGGTGTATGTCGGTGAACCAGCCGACCGTCCGGGACAGGTCCAGGTCACCGAGGGGCTGGCGGCCGTGGCCCTCGACGTCGACCACGACGGCCGTGTCGCCGCGCCATCGGGCCACCGCGCCCGCCAGGGTGGCCAGCAGCACCTCGTGAACACCGCAGTGGAAGGCCGAGGTCGCCTTCGCCACGAGCACGCCGGCCTTGTCCTGCGGCACCCTCCAAGTCCTGCGTCCTGCGGTCGACATGGTGTCGCGCGTGGGGTCGAACTCGCCTGACAGCGACTGCGCTCCGTCGAGGATCGCCGTCCACGTCTCCAGTTCCGCGGTCCGGGTCGCCGCCTGCTCGACGAGTGTGCGCGCCCAGCGCCGGTACGAGACGTCGACCGGGTCGAGTGCCGGTTCCCGGCCCGCGGCCACGGCCGCGCAGGCCGTTTGCAGGTCCGGCAGCAGGACGCGCCAGGACACGACGTCGGCCAGGAGGTGGTGCGCCACCACCACGAGCCGTCCGAGGCGGCCGGGTCCCGCGTCCACCCACACCGCCCTGATCATCACGCCGGCGGCGGGATCAAGGCGGGCGGCCGTCTCCTCGGCGCAGCGCTCCGCGATCTCGTCCAGGTCACCGGCACCGGCCTCGACCCGCTCGACCAGCGTCGCCGCGGCCACCGCTGCGCGGTCGGCCACGACAAGCCGGGGCTGCTCCCCGTCGGTCTCGACGATCCGGCTGCGCAGCATGTCGTGGGTGCCGATCACCGCGGCCAGTCCGGCCGCCAGCACCTCCACGGAGAGGTCGTCGGGCGCGCCCACGGTCACCCACTGCGCGGGCGCGCGTCGGGTCATCGCACGGGCATCGCGTTCCAGCAGTGCCCGTGCCACCGGCGTCCACGGGACCTCGCCGACGCCGTCGACGACGTCGGCCCGCGCAGGGCCACCACGCTCGGCGACCGCCGCGATCCCCGCGGGCGTCTTCTGCTCGAAGACCTGCTTCGCCCCGAAGACGAAACCCTCGCGACGTGCGCGGGCGGCCAGTCGCATCGACAGGATCGAGTCGCCGCCCAGCTCGAAGAAGCCGTCGTCGGCGCCGACCCGGTCGAGGCGGAGTATCTCGGCGAACAGGTCGCACAACACGCGCTCGGCGTCGGTACGCGGCTCGCGTCCTGCCGCCCTCGCGGTGTACTCCGGGGCCGGCAGGGCCGCACGGTCGATCTTTCCGTTGAGCGTCAGCGGGAAGCCGTCCAGCACCACCACCGCGGGCACCATGAACTCCGGCAGCCGCGCCGCGAGGTGCTCGCGGACCGTGTCGGAATCCGGTCCCGGATCCCCTTCCGTGGTCACGTACGCGATCAGCCGCTTCTCGCCAGGCTGGTCCTCCCGCACCACCACGATCGCCTGCGCGACCCGCGGAACCTCGGCCAGGGCCGCCTCGATCTCCCCGGGCTCCACGCGGTAGCCCCGGATCTTCACCTGGGAGTCGGCCCGTCCGACGAACAGCAGCTCACCCTGGTCCGTCCAGCGCGCCAGGTCGCCAGTGCGGTACATCCGCCCGTCCGTCGCCTCGGAGGTGCTTCGCGCCGCCGTGTCGCCGGGGGCGAACGGATCAGCGACGAACCGTTCCGAGGTCGGCCCGCTCGCGCCCAGATAGCCGTGCGCGAGGCCGGCGCCGGCGAGGTACAGCTCGCCGGTCACGTTGGGCGCCACCGGCTGGAGGAACGCGTCGAGCACGTAAGCCCGCCGTCCGGCCAGCGGTCGGCCGATCGGCAAGGTGTCGCCCGTCTCGTCCCCTGGTTCGAGGAGGTGCCACGTGGCGCAGAGGGTGGCCTCGGTGGGGCCGTAGAGCTGCCGGACCCGAACCTCCGGGCACGCCCGGCGCACCCGCGCGACGGACGCAAGGGGTACCGAGTCACCGCCGGTCAGGATCTCGCGCAGCCCGCGGAAGGACTCCGGCGACTCCTCGGCCACCACTCGGAAGCTTCCAGCCGTCAGATGGGCGGTGGTGACGCCGTGTTCGATCGTCTCGCGCAGCCGCTGCGCGTCGACCGCGCCCGGTTCCGCGACCCGCACGCGGGCCCCGCTGACCAGGGGCACCCAGGTCTCCACCAAGGACGCGTCGAACGCATGGGGTGCGTGCAGCAGCACGCAGTCCTCCAGGCCCTGCGACCAGCCTGGGTCGCTCGCCAGCGCCGCCACGCTTCCGTGCGGCACCGCGACGCCCTTCGGGACCCCGGTCGATCCCGAGGTGTACATCACGTAGGCCACGTCGTGCGCCCCCACCGTGAGGGGCGGCGCCTCGTGCGGCACTTCCGCGATCGCCGGGGCGTCCATGACCATCGGCTCGACCCCGTCCGGCACCGCGTCGCGGGTCGCTCCCACGCAGACCGCCACCCGCGCGCCGGCATCGGCCAGCATCCTGTCGATCCGTTCCGCGGGGTAGTCCACGTTCACCGGCACCTGCGCGGCCCCCGCCTTCCAGACCGCGAGCAGGGCGACGAACAGGTCCGCGCCGCGTTCCATCACCACGCCGACACGGTCACCGCGCCGCACGCCCATCCCGGCGAGGTGCCCTGCCAACCCGTCCGATCGCCGGTCGAGGTCGGCGTACGACAGGGTGCGTCCGCCGTCCATGACCGCCACGGCGTCCGGGGTCCTTTCGGCCTGCTCGCGGAACAGCTCAAGGACCGACCGCCTGTCGGCCGCTTCGCCGGTCGAGGTCCCGCGCTCCACCAGCGCCGCACGCGTCGATTCGTCCGTCACGGCCAGGCGGCCCACCGGAAGCGAGGGCTGCGCCACCATCCGTTCGATGACCCGTACGACCTGCCTGGTGACCTCGGTGGCCGTTTCCCGGTCGACCCGATCGGGGCGGTAGGCCACGTCGATCCGCAAGCGGTTCCCGGGAGAGACGCTCATCGTCAGCGGGTAGCTGGTACCGGTCCGGGTGCGGATGGAGTTGATGGCGAAACCACCGTCGCCCTCAGGACCAGGGGCGTCGTCGGGGTAGTTCACGACCATCACGAGGGTGTCGAAGATCGCGCCCGTTCCCGCGAGGCGCTGGATTTCCGACAGCCCCAGGTACTGGTGCTCCGTCAACGCCGCTTGGCGGCTCTGCAAGTCATGCAGCATGTCGAGTACGGGCCGGCTGCCTTCGAGCCGCACACGTACCGGGACGGTGTTGATGAACATCCCCACCATCCGCTCGACGTCCGGGACGTCCGCGGGGCGCCCCGACACCACGGACCCGAACACCACGTCCGTCCGGCCCGCGAGGCGTGCCAGCACCAGCGCCCACGCGCCCTGCACGATCGTGCTCAACGTCAGTCCGTGGCCACGTGCGAAGCCGGTGAGCGCCCGCGTCGCCTCTTCGGGCAGCCATTCGGCATGCCCGTCCGGCATGACCATCGACTTGTCCGCGTCGGCGTCCATCCTGGTCGGTTCGTCCGACCCGGCCAGTTCGGACTGCCACGCCGCTCGTGACGCCTGCTCGTCCTGGCGGCGGAGCCACGCCAGGTAGTCCCGGTAGGACGGTGGCGTCGACGAGCCCTGTCCGTCCGCGTAGCCCGTCGACATCTCGCCCAGGACGATCGGTGTGGACCAGCCGTCCAGGACGACATGATGCGACGTCACGACGAGCCGGTGCGTGCTCTGGCCGAGACGGATCAGCGACAGCCGGAGCAGCGGTGCCTTGGTCACGTCGAACCGCTCTGCCTGGTCCTGCCTGAGCAGGCGGTCGACCTCCGCCGCCGCGGCGGCCCCGTCGAGGTGCGACAGATCGGCCTCACGCCATGGGACCTCGACCTCGCCCTCCACGACCTGCACCGTCTCGCCGGATCCGAGCTGGTGGAAGCTCGTCCGGAGCGACTCGTGCCGGGCGACGAGGCGTTGCCACGCCGCACGCAGCCGTTGTGCGTCGACCGGTCCGTCGAGGTCGAGGATGCGCTGGCTCTGGTAGACGTCGACGCCGTCCTCGTCGACGGCCCGCTCGAAGAGCATGCCTTCCTGGAGCGGTGACAGGGGCCAGACGTCCGTCAGCCCTGGTGCCGCGGCCTCCAGCTCCGCCACGTCCTGCCGCGTCAGCTCGACGAGATCGAAGTCGGACGGGGTGTGCCCGCCGGCGTCGGGTTCCTCGGCCAGCGCCGCGAAGCCGGTCAGCATCTCCAGCCATGCCTCGCCGAGCCGCTCCACCGTGGCGGGGTCGAGGTCCCTGCCCTGGACGGCCAGCCTCAGCCGGGGTCCGGCGGGGGTGTCCTGAACGTCCGCGGAGACCTCCACCGGGTGGGCAGCGAACATTTCAGGACCGCCGCCGAGCGACTCTTCGCACCCCTGCCACGGGGTGTCCTCGGCGGCGAGGCTGGACCGGCCGAAGTAATTGAAGCCGATCTGCGGGGACGGCAACGCGGCCAGCACGGCCCCGGTATCGGGGTTGAGATGGCGCAACAGCCCGTAGCCGATGCCGTCGCCGGGGACGGCGCGGACCTGTTCCTTCACAGTCTTCAGCAGCTGCCCGGCCGCGGCGGAAAGGTCGACATCGGAGATGTCGAGCCGGACGGGGTGGACGCTGGTGAACCAGCCCACGGTCCGCAACAGGTCCTCACCGTCGGCGGCATGGCGGCCATGGCCTTCCACGTCCACGAGGATCCCGGCGCCGGCGCCGCTCCGGCGCGCCATCGCACCCCCGAGGCCCGCCAGCAGGACTTCGTGGATCCCGCAGTGGAAAGCCTGCGGCAGCCGGGCCACGAGACTGCGCGCCGTGGCTCCGGACAGTGTCGATGACCACGAGTGCGACTGCCCGGGCTGCGTTTCGAGGGGCGAATCCGCACCGTCCAGTACGGCGGACGCATCCGCACCATCCAGTACAGCGGACGACTCTGCACCGTCCAGTACGGCGGACGCATCCGCACCATCCAGTACGGCGACCCAGTAATCGACTTCAGCGATCGTGCTCTCGCTCGACGCCTGCTCGGTCAGCCGCCGCGCCCAGTGCCGGTACGAGGTCGTCGCGGGTTCGAGGGCAGGAAGCTCGCCGGAGGTCACCGCGTCGTACGCCGACCGCAGATCCGGCAGCAGGATTCCCCACGAGACCGCGTCGACCGACAGGTGATGCACCACCAGAGCCAACCGGCCCGGCCGGTCGCTTCCGGCGTCGACCCACACCGCCCGCACCATGATCCCCGCCGACGGGTCCAGCGTGCCGGCCGCCGTCCTGGCCTGGTGCTCGGCCAGCTCATCGAGGTCCGCGGTCCCGGCCGGTACCCGCGTGACCAGGCCGGCCGCGTCCACCGCGCCGCGCTCGGCCACGTACAGCCGTCCGTCAGGTGTCACCCGTGCCCGCAGCAGATCGTGCACGTCCAGCACCGCTTGCAGGGCACTCACCAGGGCATCCGGACTCAGGTCCGCCGGGGTGACGACGACTTTCGCCTGCACGAAGTCAGGGCGCGCCGCAGCATCCCCGAGGGCGCGCATCACCGGCGTCCAGGGGATCTCTCCCACGCCTGTGACCGCCTCGGAGCGGTCCCGTACGCGGGTCGCCAGGGCCTCTTGTGTCAGTGCCGCGAGTCGCTCGGGGGTCCGGTGCTCGAATATCTGCCGCGGGGTGAGGAAGATCCCCTCGCGTCGCGCACGGGCGGCCACCTGCATGGACGAGATCGAGTCCCCGCCCAGCTCGAAGAAGCTGCCCTCGACCCCGACCCGTTCCAGGCCGAGGACTTCGGCGAACACTCCGCACAGGATGCGCTCGGCCTCCGTCTCCGGCTCCCGGCTGACCGCCTTCGCGGCGAAGTCCGGGTCGGGCAGGGCCTGCCGGTCCACCTTTCCGTTGACTGTCAACGGCAGTTGGTCCAGCACCAGGACCGCGGCCGGAACCATGAATTCGGGCAGCGTCTCCGCGAGTTGCTCGCGCAGCCGCACCGGGTCGACGTCGTGCCCCGCTTCGGCGACCGCGTAACCGATCAGGTGCTCGTCGCGTACGGACACGACGGCCTGGGCGACGCCGGGCAGGCCGGCGAGGGCCACCTCGATCTCGCCGGGCTCCACTCGATATCCGCGGATCTTGACCTGGTCATCGGCACGTCCGGCGAACGCCAGCGCGCCCTGGTCCGTCCAGTACGCCAGGTCCCCGGTCCGGTACATGCGCTCGCCTGCCACCCGGCCGCCGCCCCCCGCGGAGGCGTCGCGGGGAGCGAACGGATCAGCGACGAACCGCTCCGCCGTCAAGGCCGCACGACCGAGATAGCCCTGCGCCACACCGGCTCCAGCGACGTACAGCTCGCCCACCACGCCCGGAGGCACCGGTCGCAGGAACGCGTCGAGGACGTAGGTTCGCCGTCCCGAAAGCGGTCGTCCGATCGG
Coding sequences within it:
- a CDS encoding non-ribosomal peptide synthetase; this encodes MAQSRIEDIWPLSPLQAGLLFHAVYDGEGPDVYIGHWILELDGPVDAARLRAAWEALLTRHAPLRACFRQRKSGETVQIIVKEVELPWREVDLSHLDDPTEAVRELAEEDRTKRFDLAQAPLLRLTLIRLDDRTHRLVMTCHHTIMDGWSLPVVVNELSKLYPAGGDPLALPAVTSYRDYLAWLSRQDKERALAAWVARLRGAEEPTLVAPADPGRAPGVPDSVEVELSEALTRSLDELARGHGLTLNTVVQGAWAMVLSRLAGRTDVVFGAAVSARPPDLPGVEEMAGLFLNTVPVRVQLRGSTPVMELLAELQRRQSALIPDQFVGLVDIQQAAGPGAVFDTLIVFEKFPNKPAESDSEGNFGIRIHQGRVAAHYPLTLVCVPGASMLFKLDYLTEIFDRATAFTIVERLKEVLRQLTDAGDLTVAEVDVTSAAERDVVVDEWGTAAATMPGRPAPELFDRQVERRRDKAALVDGDREMSYEELAEHAERLAGYLRSRGVQRGDRVAAVMDRSPELIATLLAVWKAGAAYVPVDPAYPAERLKFMLADAEPAAVVCAEAYRGVVLDGGLDPIVLDDVRTRQAVAESTRLSVGVDADDLAYVMYTSGSTGTPKGVAVSHGNVAALAGNPGWAIGPDDAVLMHASHAFDISLFELWVPLLSGARVVLAGPGAVDGEALAGYVAGGVTVAHLTAGTFRVVAEESPESLTGLREVLTGGDAVPPAAVERVRRGSPDVRVRHLYGPTETTLCATWWLLEPGEATGSVLPIGRPLSGRRTYVLDAFLRPVPPGVVGELYVAGAGVAQGYLGRAALTAERFVADPFAPRDASAGGGGRVAGERMYRTGDLAYWTDQGALAFAGRADDQVKIRGYRVEPGEIEVALAGLPGVAQAVVSVRDEHLIGYAVAEAGHDVDPVRLREQLAETLPEFMVPAAVLVLDQLPLTVNGKVDRQALPDPDFAAKAVSREPETEAERILCGVFAEVLGLERVGVEGSFFELGGDSISSMQVAARARREGIFLTPRQIFEHRTPERLAALTQEALATRVRDRSEAVTGVGEIPWTPVMRALGDAAARPDFVQAKVVVTPADLSPDALVSALQAVLDVHDLLRARVTPDGRLYVAERGAVDAAGLVTRVPAGTADLDELAEHQARTAAGTLDPSAGIMVRAVWVDAGSDRPGRLALVVHHLSVDAVSWGILLPDLRSAYDAVTSGELPALEPATTSYRHWARRLTEQASSESTIAEVDYWVAVLDGADASAVLDGAESSAVLDGADASAVLDGADSPLETQPGQSHSWSSTLSGATARSLVARLPQAFHCGIHEVLLAGLGGAMARRSGAGAGILVDVEGHGRHAADGEDLLRTVGWFTSVHPVRLDISDVDLSAAAGQLLKTVKEQVRAVPGDGIGYGLLRHLNPDTGAVLAALPSPQIGFNYFGRSSLAAEDTPWQGCEESLGGGPEMFAAHPVEVSADVQDTPAGPRLRLAVQGRDLDPATVERLGEAWLEMLTGFAALAEEPDAGGHTPSDFDLVELTRQDVAELEAAAPGLTDVWPLSPLQEGMLFERAVDEDGVDVYQSQRILDLDGPVDAQRLRAAWQRLVARHESLRTSFHQLGSGETVQVVEGEVEVPWREADLSHLDGAAAAAEVDRLLRQDQAERFDVTKAPLLRLSLIRLGQSTHRLVVTSHHVVLDGWSTPIVLGEMSTGYADGQGSSTPPSYRDYLAWLRRQDEQASRAAWQSELAGSDEPTRMDADADKSMVMPDGHAEWLPEEATRALTGFARGHGLTLSTIVQGAWALVLARLAGRTDVVFGSVVSGRPADVPDVERMVGMFINTVPVRVRLEGSRPVLDMLHDLQSRQAALTEHQYLGLSEIQRLAGTGAIFDTLVMVVNYPDDAPGPEGDGGFAINSIRTRTGTSYPLTMSVSPGNRLRIDVAYRPDRVDRETATEVTRQVVRVIERMVAQPSLPVGRLAVTDESTRAALVERGTSTGEAADRRSVLELFREQAERTPDAVAVMDGGRTLSYADLDRRSDGLAGHLAGMGVRRGDRVGVVMERGADLFVALLAVWKAGAAQVPVNVDYPAERIDRMLADAGARVAVCVGATRDAVPDGVEPMVMDAPAIAEVPHEAPPLTVGAHDVAYVMYTSGSTGVPKGVAVPHGSVAALASDPGWSQGLEDCVLLHAPHAFDASLVETWVPLVSGARVRVAEPGAVDAQRLRETIEHGVTTAHLTAGSFRVVAEESPESFRGLREILTGGDSVPLASVARVRRACPEVRVRQLYGPTEATLCATWHLLEPGDETGDTLPIGRPLAGRRAYVLDAFLQPVAPNVTGELYLAGAGLAHGYLGASGPTSERFVADPFAPGDTAARSTSEATDGRMYRTGDLARWTDQGELLFVGRADSQVKIRGYRVEPGEIEAALAEVPRVAQAIVVVREDQPGEKRLIAYVTTEGDPGPDSDTVREHLAARLPEFMVPAVVVLDGFPLTLNGKIDRAALPAPEYTARAAGREPRTDAERVLCDLFAEILRLDRVGADDGFFELGGDSILSMRLAARARREGFVFGAKQVFEQKTPAGIAAVAERGGPARADVVDGVGEVPWTPVARALLERDARAMTRRAPAQWVTVGAPDDLSVEVLAAGLAAVIGTHDMLRSRIVETDGEQPRLVVADRAAVAAATLVERVEAGAGDLDEIAERCAEETAARLDPAAGVMIRAVWVDAGPGRLGRLVVVAHHLLADVVSWRVLLPDLQTACAAVAAGREPALDPVDVSYRRWARTLVEQAATRTAELETWTAILDGAQSLSGEFDPTRDTMSTAGRRTWRVPQDKAGVLVAKATSAFHCGVHEVLLATLAGAVARWRGDTAVVVDVEGHGRQPLGDLDLSRTVGWFTDIHPLRLDVAGIDTAEAVSGGDAAGVLLKSVKENVRGVPDGGLGYSMLRYLNAETGPALAALPKPDIGFNYLGRFSSRPDGAAEPWQMVGTIGGTTDQDAALRHVLEIDAVVLDAPDGPALELSLTWAGRLLGEAEAEALGQGWLDMLTGLAAHVDAGDAGGHTPSDFPLTVLTQRDVAEIEAAVPGLVDIWPLSPLQEGLLFHAADERGPDVYASMRTLVIEGPLDVARFRRSWQVLLDRHPALRASFHQLGSSATVQAVAGEVALPWQETDLSHLPEDEALAEVDRLAAELHAERFDLARAPQLRLHLLRLGDRRHRLVFTSHHIAADGWSLPLITGEVLAAYYAGGTGRALPIPTSYRDYLAWAVQQDKTAAREAWRAELAGLDEATHVVPPESIITPVEPDRIGFELDDDLSRRLREFTRHHGVTANTLFQGVWALLLARLTGRDDVVFGAAVAGRPPEIPGVESAVGLFMNMLPVRAHLAGAEPFLDMLADLQQRQVALIPHQHVGLTEINQHAGPGAAFDTIVVFENYPPPPPVSEEPDALIMRPAGIPNDTGHYPLSMRASVSGPVHGEVIFRPDAFERTQVEELLASLLRALEQVVADPRTPVGRVGLIGPEQRRLVVDEWNRTDKPLAAETLPVVFRRQVERTPDAPAVQDAARSLSYSQLLGEVEALARLLVGLGVRREARVGVLVERSAELAVTLMGVSFAGGAFVPVDPDYPRERVEFMLAHSAPDVLVCTKTTRAVVPAEFAGTVLVLEELPAADPGVELPRVASDDAAYVIYTSGSTGVPKGVLVAHSGLVNLGYAHIERMAVTSSSRVLQLSAIGFDAIVSELYMTLLAGATLVLPDAANMPPRVTLGDAIRKAGITHLTVSPSVLASEDDLPDTLQTVLTGGEALPAALVDRWSPGRRVIQAYGPTETTICSTMSAPLAPGHDVVPLGGPIHNVRHYVLDAFLQPVPPGVVGELYITGVGLARGYLGRPGLTAERFVASPFAPGERMYRSGDLFRWSPEGQLLFAGRVDAQVKVRGYRVEPAEIEAVLAEHPGVGQVAIAVRRDGPGDKQLVAYVVPSADASGQNGTLTSALRELAAERLPEYMMPAAFVSLEHMPLTPNGKLDHRALQTLDFVGMSSKRDPRTAMEARLCALFAEVLGLERVGPDDSFFELGGDSIISMQLSARARRQGLELTPWQVFEERTPERLALLVTELPADGDATAAPESSAGPLVALSSDQMDQLEAGLAGEQAL